AATGTACTTCTTGTTTTTCACATGGGTTTTTGATAACAGGTGGTCAGTGCATGTATCTTTGTGCTCCCAGTCAACTGAATGTTGAGAAACGTACAAAATAACTCTGCTCCGGTCACATACAAGTCATGTGATGTGGGAACTGCTCAGAACTGAGGGCTTAGCATcaaatttttctttctttttatttcaattttccGCTGACGAAAGCAAAGTCGTGGAGAGCCGCTTTGccatggtttcagtgttttggagggggTTTGATATGACGGGAGGATTTGCTTCCCCCGCTCTGCATTTTCCCCAGACATACATTCTTATCCCAcacaaaaaacagaattttattccaaatatgtaaaattagatTAACACTAGATTTCATGTTAATTTGCCAATTCCGCGATTCTGTGATCGCGGAACTTATAGGGCCCTACAGATTGACAGTACTCCAGCCTAATGGTCCTAATGGGGAACTGTGGGGGCAGCAATCACATTTTTGGGTGGCTGTGCCCAGGTAGTGCCACTCGTTGGACCAACAGAGGCAAATATTTTACTCAAGGGCCACATCAGGTtttcaaatacattaaaagatcCAAGACAAGTTTAGATTTATTCCAAATCAACTCTCAATTATTACTGAACTATAACATGGACATTTATTTTAACCCTGCTTTTAAGAACACAATTTCATATTTTGGAAAATGTGTGTATCATATTTACAGTTCTGTCATAATCAAAGTAATATATTTAGCATAGTAAGACACAACTCCCATTTTATATCGATTGTGACCAATAATTACAGTTATTATCATGAGGAAAATTAACCATGCATTCATTTAAGCAGATTAATTACCATTTGTATTACCCAACGTGATCTCGTGTGTATTTTTACGTAAAGTGTGGTTAaacagtttactcatttacagaaaataatatgttcatGACTTTCAGAGAAAGTCCCAGTATTAAACAAGATTACACTTTAAAACCCTAAAAATAACATCCTTTTCACGTCATCCATCCCTTGTGGACGCTTTGCACATTTTTACCAAGCTTGGACTTTTAGATTGTTTTAGGTTTGGTTTTTGTATTCCTTTCTTTAAACAGTCTTAAGTTTTAGTGTGTGGTTTTAAGTTCAATGTGATTATTGTAAATACACTAATTTACTGTAATTGATTTCACTTGTTTGTCATCcttttaatattgttttaatcTCACCCAAATCTAACCCAATTTTTAACAATTCATAACTCAACTGATAAGGGTAACTGTTACAGTTgaacaaactatatattttatCCCCTAACCCAACCCCTAAACATAACCTTCATAGAAAACTTTCTACTATTTTAGATTGTTAaaaaacatcattctgtatgaTACGTATGAGCTCATTTACCAGAGGGACACACACCTCAATTGGGCCCCTTGGTGACACAAGTCCCCATGACTGTGCAAACAGGTCCCCACCAGGcaaacgcacgcacgcacacacatacttaattaaacacatttaaattaatcaataattaattaatctagAGATAAACTGCCAAATACTGCAATGATCCACGAACCACTGCCCGCTGTCTCCCCTCCTCTTAAGGAAactaaaactttttattttccacaatgtatttgttccagaggtccGTTTAGTGACTTGTCAgaccaataaacaaacagagaacAAAAGTTAACTTTTAGCCAGGCATGTAACTGTGGCAACATGCATTCGTCCAATAAAACCTCTCTAGGATATGTACCCTTCCTCTTgcatacttttgtttaaaacccTGCGTTAACACACCGGACTGTTATTTTCATATAGTCCAAAGCAAAAGCACATACTTATCAAGAAGATAACAAGACACATTCAAGCAAGACACATAATACACGACATACAAtagtaatgttgctgttagagcactGTTTGAATTACTGTGTCAAAGCTTATGGAGGTAATAAGGTAAAATAAGGTGGAATGAGTCATGGACTGAataattttcggatcagcaaaactgtgggtgggaaaataaaataagaacaaattaaaaaattataatttgatattttaaagtcaAGTCAAAGTTAATTTTTATAGCACAGATTTAACACAACTATAGTTGatccaaagtgctttacagtaaaacagtaaaaagaaaGGGAGAGAAAACAAGAATTGGGACAAAAAATCAAATATCAAAGCAATCAGACAAAGTTGTATATACATAGTTAGTGGTAAGTGTAGTAAGTGTCAACCATATAGaaagctacagaagtgattttccttttgtcttCTGTTGTTTAATTAACATAAGCAGATTTCTTTAGGGCACTCAGGCACTTCCCCTTTAACTGCATGTTAATCTAAAATGTTTCTAAAGAGAAACATCACAAACTTCTGAACGTATAGCTGTAAACTCAGAAGAGCAGAGAAAAAGAACGACATCTACATTCAGATGTTTTGTCATTGGATTTATTTGCAGTGAACTCAGAAGAAGACTCAAGAGCTGAGATCTGACTGCTGTACTGAATGATGAAGATGTTTAATCGAAGTCAACATGTCATTCTCACTGACTTCTAAACTATTTAGGGCTCAATGAAACATTGTTGAAACTGATGTCTTCGGACACATGGAGATGGTTGTAAAGTTCCTCTCCAAAGCGGTTTGCGAAGGTAACCACATTCCCATCTTGAagttttatattaaatttttcCTTGTTGTAGGTGATGGCCACCtgaaacagacagaaagatttATAACTAACAATCCTGTACTGTAAAGTGATCAAAGAAAGTGTTTAGAGGGCTTTGCTTTAATTCttctgctaatatgattggTTAGGTCAAAGTGAGCTCATTTATGGTATTACCATAAAATCTTGGCCTGCTTGAAATGGGAAATGAGTGTCACGCTCTTCGTCCTCCTGAATCCATTCGCCCTTCTTTGAGTTGAGAACGATGGTTCGCACGTCACCGAGATGGTCGAATCGAGGATTGAAGTGTAAAGCTAATTGGTCAGGATTATGACCGATATTAACGGAGaacctaaaataaaacaaatacagtTTGGGATTTAAAGATCagctctgtatcagaacatcattCAGTTAAGTTTCTGTCACAGACTCACTGTAATCCtaatcattttataataaaaacacactTTATTCAACTCACAACTGCTTTCACAAGAGTTTGATATTAGCATTGGGTAATAATTATAGTTCGTTTTTTATACATTACGTACAAATGAAGTTTGTATGACGCTACAGGTAAAACACAAGTCCAGCAATAACTTCTCTGTGTTTACTTAACTCATGATTTTACTCACAAAAGTTTGTCCAAACGTTCACAATATTGATTAAGATGTGTGTGGAGGTTCATGTCTTTGCTTCTTGACAATAAGGTCTACTCATAGTACCAACCGTATTTATTCTTGATGTTTTCGTGTATCTGTTTGTGTTATATTGTTTAAGCATATTTTTGgtgaatgttttgttttttattcctTCAATAAACATTAACATGATTGATCATTAAATACCCAGTCATGATCCCTACAGCTTTTGTGTCACGAGCTCTTATGATGCATGAAAATTCTCAGACTACAGATGAGTGAGACgatatcattttaaaagtaaatccACCTACATTTTACAACTGGGCCGGATCCTGCCCCCGACCGTCAGCTGCCTTCCGGCCTTAAAGTCCAAATCAGACACGGTGAACACCTGTCAGGCAGGAGGAATAACATCAAGAATTAGTATAGGTTTGGTTTATGATACACAAGCACTGTACACATACAGCTTAAGTCTGCACATTCATTCATTATAGAAATGAGATCACTTACCATTTTGCTGTTTTGCGGATTGCAGGTGTCTGTGATTCAGCGTTTACCTTTTATAATAACATCCAGAAGGTGGACACCAAATCCTCCATCCAATCAAATCcatagaaaaataaacaaatcttCAGTAAAATTTTTAATTGAGGTACAGTGAAATACATCTGAGACGATGCCAGGGGCGAATCgagttattattttttcatttaccTTTCATGCCAACGATCATTGCACACTTTTAGATGGTGCATATCATTATTTACATGTAAAGGACTCCACTGGCCTGGACCCAAATCTGTCTTTCATCTGTAGTCAGAGAGGAAAATATTTAATAGACTAATATATCAAAATGATGAATGTGCAAGTAATTGATAATGCAGAGGACAGTTTCTGAATATAAACCATGATTCTGGAGGGGGACAAAATAAATACACGTCAATGTCAAATGTCTATACTACACTGAACAGATTTAAGATTAAAGACGGGCTGTATAACCATTAATCCCAACTAATCGTTTGCGGAATAAAagattttgtttacatcatatatatgtgtgtttactgtgtataataatgatgtatatataaaaacacacacatgcatgtataatacACAAATAGTTACATTTATTACAGTAAGTATTcatatttaaatacaatataaattacatatacaacataaaaatgatttacatgtgtgtgtgtgtgtgtgtgtgtagaggtcagaggagaatgggccgactgattcaagctgatagaagagcaactttgactaaaataaccacgcgttacaaccaaggtatgcagcaaagcatttgtgaagccacaacacgcacaaccttgaggtggatgggctacaacagcagaagatcccaccgggtaccactcatctccactacaaataggaaaaagaggctacaatttgtaCGAGCTcaccaattttttttcagttgagtctgatgagtctcgatttctgttgagacattcagatggtagagtcagaatttggtgtaaacagaatgagaacatggatccatcatgccttgttaccactgtgcagacTGGTGGTGGTTGTGTAATGGTGTGggagatgttttcttggcacactttaggccccttagtgccaattgggcattgtttaaatgccacagcctatctgagcattgtttctgaccatgtccatccctttatgtccaccatgtactcatcctctgatggctacttccagcaggataatgcaccatgtcacaaagcttgaatcatttcaaattggtttcttgaacatgacaatgagttcactgtactaaaatggcccccacagtcaccagatctcaacgcaatagagcatctttgagatgtggtggaatgggagcttcatgccctggatgtgcatcccacaaatctccatcaactgcaagatgctatatCCTagcaatatgggccaacatttgtaaagaatgctttcagcaccttgttgaatcaatgccacatagaattaagggtcaaacacagtattagtatggtgttcctaataatcctttaggtgagtgtaaatGCAGAGAAACCCAAGACAGATCTGAATAAACCAGGTTTACCTGCTTGAGTTGTTGCCTGTGGGTTGATGGAGGTCTTGTCTGTCAGGACAAATTTAAGtcatattttacaacattttgcTTAAACATTGCTGCTggcagattttcaaatagtaaAGAACTGGATAATTTACTTATTGCAGATCTCAATCCAACTTCTAAAGAATTATTTGAGTTTTCCTCCTCTTCTTATAATTTAATGCACATTATCCCAAAATTCACATATGAGTCACTCAGCAATTTCCATCATTGTACACTAGTCAGAATTTGAAGGGCATAAACAAAgttcatcaaagttgtcctatAGACAAAAAGGCATATTGGGTATTGGTTTTTAAACaccttttttaaaggttttgattgacttcaaatgttgtaatttGGGTGCATATAACCACACTTTGCATCAATGTCTTGCATTAATGCTGTGTTCATAGAAATATCAATGCCCATTTTGatatatgcatgtatatatgcatttctctttttttatatCATTCACAGGGGAGTGTCTAAAGGGATATGAAGTGCTGACTTATGAAATGTGCAATCACAGCTCATACACGTCTCTCTTCAGTATTTGattatacattaaaaaaaaagatttccaGGCTCTTGTGCAGTTCCACTCTTTATGTAATAGCACTAAAGCACATGAGCGTGGAAATCATGGCCagtagttatttatttctgacagATTTTTTTCCCATGGGTACCCCTGACAGGTTCTAAAGTTTTCCTTTCTTAAATACTCTGGGGTAAAAATTTGGGCATGTTATTTAAGTGTTTAAAAAGTGTTAAGTATATTTATAGTTCAAAATaactatttattattatatttagccattccggtttctatggctatattcatgagATCCGGTTAATCTATACAAGTTGATCCACACAAGTTAATCAGTATTCAGCTAGCTTATATGTTTTTGcactgtgggaggaaaccagagTGGAGTAGAACCTTCTAACGAAaattaactatggttttactacagtaaaaacaGCATTGTTAGCGTAGTAAAACAtaattaattttcataagggccgcactgacacagggagaacatgcatgTTGACCGCTATATTTTATGACATTTAGCATGCAAAgtaatatttgtatgtttagtcaccctgctgaccagcatattttgtgttttggtgcttgTATgttgggaattatgctggtctatgctgtttttttcagcaggacAGTGCACAAAATATCAGTTTACACAAAGCAAATGTCTGTATGTTAGATTATGTGTTATTTCATTATATCATGTTTAATATCAG
This Paramisgurnus dabryanus chromosome 7, PD_genome_1.1, whole genome shotgun sequence DNA region includes the following protein-coding sequences:
- the LOC135783344 gene encoding galactose-binding lectin l-1-like, translated to MVFTVSDLDFKAGRQLTVGGRIRPSCKMFSVNIGHNPDQLALHFNPRFDHLGDVRTIVLNSKKGEWIQEDEERDTHFPFQAGQDFMVAITYNKEKFNIKLQDGNVVTFANRFGEELYNHLHVSEDISFNNVSLSPK